Below is a window of Hydrogenimonas sp. SS33 DNA.
TGGAACCGGAAGGGGCCGACAATGTCCTGGAGATCGGCTGCGGAAGCGGGTATCAGGCCGCGATTCTGAGCCGTCTCTTCCGCCGTGTTTTCACCATCGAGCGGATCGACACTCTGCTCAAAGAGGCGAAGGCGCGCTTCAAAGCCCTCGATATCCACAATATCCACACCCGTCTCGATGACGGACAGCGCGGCTGGCGCCAGTACGCCCCTTTCGACCGTATTCTCTTTTCCGCTTCCACCCCAGCCGTCCCCGACACCCTCTTCGAACAGCTCGCCGACGGCGGCATTCTCGTCGCACCCATCGAACAAGGGAGGGAGCAGGTCATCACCCGCTTCGTCAAAGAGGGGGAGAGTGTCACCTCCGAACCCCTGGAGAGCTGTCTCTTCGTTCCTGTCAAGGACGGCATAGAGCAGTAAGCCCCGTGCTGTGGGAACGGGTTTTGCTATAATGCAACAAAACCGTCAACCCATGGGACAGATATGCAACAACTTGTCAAACCTTCCGAATACGCCAAAATGCACGGCCTCTCCCGCCAGAGTGTCTATGCAAAAATCAAACGGGGCACCCTTCCGTCACGCAAAGTTGACGGCCGCTACTATGTCATTGTCGCCGACACGATGGAGCCCAAAAGTGACAATGCCGCGTCAACGGAAGAGGAGATCGAACATGTCTCCC
It encodes the following:
- a CDS encoding protein-L-isoaspartate(D-aspartate) O-methyltransferase → MLDHAKRIKLENFADEIASEVPLTPAIYRAFAEIDREIFVPQGFRHWAYRLDALPIKADQWISSPLTVAKMTVYLEPEGADNVLEIGCGSGYQAAILSRLFRRVFTIERIDTLLKEAKARFKALDIHNIHTRLDDGQRGWRQYAPFDRILFSASTPAVPDTLFEQLADGGILVAPIEQGREQVITRFVKEGESVTSEPLESCLFVPVKDGIEQ